The window acttcaatgtaaaataaattttcagtGTTGTAACTCAAGAAGTGGCTTCTCAGTACTCTACTGCTAGTTTCAAATCATTTTTCTGTGATACTGAGAACAGCTGTTCCTTGAAGGAAAATaccttcaaaggtcacctaGCCCAACCCCCCAACAATGAGCACGGACACGTTCAACTgaatcaggttgcccagaaccacatccagcacggtcttgaatgtctccaggggtggcgcatccaccacctctctgggaaacctgtgccagtgttccACCATCCTCattataaagatttttttcctcatatccagcttgaatctcccctcttttagtttaaaacaattACCCCAtatcctatcacaacaggccctgctaaaaagtctctccccatctttcttacaggCCTCTTTCGCTGAAGATGTAGAAGTGTCAAATCGCTTTACTACACAAGAGATGGCAAGatctagaaaacatttttaatcagTATGAAGCATCAATTACACCTGCTGACTCTTTCTCAACTATAATGCTAAGCTGTAAGCTGGAACATAACACAACTACTTTCACCTCTTTCATGAAAACATGTGATGTTCAGAAAGCTCTATTACATTTtgaatttctccttttcctcaaacacatttttttctccagagttTCCATTTCACAGAAAGAATAATGATCACAAAAAAGTTCCATTACGGGTCTGAAAGAGTATTCCCCAGAAAAGATATTCCCACCATGTTCATCCCCCTGATCTTAAGAGGTACCGAATTCAAAACATTTATCAGTATTAGTTCATCTTCTGCTTCTAATTAAACAAGCTAGCAATTGTTCAACCCTTTCCAATTTGGCCtagcaaaaaagaaagctttgatCAAGACACTGTTTTAGCACATAGTAGAAAAATCAGTATTACTTTGAGCAAAACATTACTGAAGTTGAGAAAGCTTGAGAAAACATGCTTGGTGAACAAATTGCCTTCCACTCCAGGGAAAAATGTCTCTGAGGAGCAATCaatatacatatttaatttctatATTAGCTATACTGTGCTATTTTCAATTCTTCTGGCAAAAATTCACAAATTTGCCATTACAAAAATCACCTCAGGTATGAGACCTCTATGAAAAAACTCCTATTATTAACAGAGAATGTTGCTTCAGACacctgattttccttttcctgtgccCATTCCCCAAGGGGAATATTGAAGAAAGGCAACATGTAGTAGTTAACACACTTTCATAAATGTATTTCAATATATGGACTTAGGGTACTATGCATATTAAACAATCACCACCTTTGACATTACTTATTTGTCACCTACCAGGCTCCTAAAAACATACCTTAATGATTCATTATGTGTATTAGCAATAAACCTCCAAGACAGGCATCTTACAGCTAAGCAGTAGTTTATCCTTTTTCCCATTGTAGCTcctgagcctttttttttcttctgttccaaTCTCTATTATTCCTGCTTTAGGAAATTAAGGGATGCAATTCTTTACATGTCAATGAGGCATCTGCTCATAAAAGATGTAAGATGCGTAAACAGACCAGTTCTTAGTCTCACTTACTAAATCAATGTCAAGTCCAAGAACCACATAACTTTCAAATGTCAGAATAAGTCAAACTGAGACAAGGAAAAGCAGTGGCACCGAATTATAGCCTACTACCTGAAACATGCCTATCACTTTCTGCTGAATGCTAGCTAAGGTATCTAACCTACCAGTTAGAACTCTTCTGCAACAGACAGTCACTGATGCAATGCCACCATCTCAAAAGTTCTCCATGAAGTATGCAGGAAACTAAAGACCAGAAAGTCTTATGTCCGTACTAGGCAAGATAATAAAGgggaagcaaaaccaaaaaaaaacccacagctcaAAATGTTACCGCTTTTGTATAGGGAAATATACCTCAAAGCCCTGTCAATCTGTTAATATTCTTTCAGGGAACTGAACATGCAGTAGATCTAGCTCACCTGGAATTTTAAAACGCATTTGACAAGATCCTTTACcaaaaattcttaaaataaaagccagaattgtataaaaggaaagagaaagattttCTCAAGGTTTAACTCTCAGTTAATGACAAGAAAATATGAGTAATTCAGTACTTTCTTCACTAAATAGGGATCATCACATGAGACTGATGTTAATGAATGCAAAGTGATGTACAAAGTGACTTCAAACCAGTTATTAGCATTTGCAAAAAGAGATCTGGAAGTTATGAAAGACATTTCTATGAAAACGCCAGCTCAGTGCTCAGTAGAGgtcaaaaaaataaacagaaaggtAATACTAGAGAAAgaacatggaaaacagaaaaactcttCAGGCCACTCCTTGGAGTGACTGCATCTTCAGTGCTGTACATAGTTCTATTCTGCATCTCAAAGTTAGAGCATGCATTATATGTACCAAAAGATACTGGGGGTCTTCAGCccataaaaccagaaaactaaGGTCTATTAAAACTGATAGATGTCTATAAAGCCCAACTGCATATAGAAAGTAGCGAGCTGCAACAACGTTTTGAGTGACTGAATCACAACAAATGTGGGAGGGCATATTTTCATACAATGTTGTGGATTCTGAAAGTTAATTCTGGTGCTAGAAGCAATGGGACAAATTCCACCtatattcaaggcccgcctggacaagttcctgtgtgatgtactctaggttaccctgctcttggaggggggttggactagatgatcttctgaggttccttccaacccttgggattctgtgattctgtaatagTCAAGAATAGCAGGatgcactgcagagcagataTGTAGAGCTATTTCTCTGACAGTGATGGCGAGAAATTGATGGCCGCTCAGACAATATTAGCACAGGAAGACACGAATACAAACAGACTGACATATTTGGCTAATCCCAAGTATCTCAGTAATATTTTGTTAAGCTCAAAATACAGGCAGAAAGAGTAGTATTGATCTCTACTAACTTGTCTGGGTGTCACCACAGGAGCCAGATGTGCCTGGAAAGTACTCCTTCGATCTGTAATTGGGTTTCCGTGATGAATGGGTGGCAGTTCTTCATCTACTGATCACAAATAAGGaagtgttgttttcttttaagagtACTGAAAAGATGTATATGGCTACATAAGTAAAGAACGTCTCAACTTTAAAAAGGGGTTTGTTGAAGTAAAGTACACAAGATGATATACAGAACCACCAAAAATcgtgttggtttgttttcttctcacaaTTGTTTTTAATCCTTAATATAATCTTAATGTTACTAATTTTACTTGAAAGATGCATAGATAAAGAGAATCTTAAGGCCTCTCTCTTCTAGGCTATTAATCAGAATCAACAAGGGcatatttttttaccttcttgACTTTCAGCTGTAATGtagtttaacattttaattgaatCTTCATGAATGGGCTGACAATCTAGGTCAAAATCATCTCCACCATCTTCATCAACTTCTTCACTGGTTTTCTTAATATCTGGTTCTGTTAAGAAAGAAGTAGTAGAATTCTTTACACTTTTTTTGTAAGACAAGACAaaatttcaaattctttttccCAAAACCTCTGTCTTTTCAGCTCAAagtttgtcattaaaaaattatgaaacACAGAATAGTAACTTGATTACAACAAATTCCAGAAATTCTGGATTTAGAGTAAAAAATAATCTGGTGTTTCCCAAGAACTCCAGTCATTTACTGAACATCTGGAGAAAAATAGCACTTCATGAGGTTATAAAATCATTATGTTTGAAATATCTCTCTATGCTTCAAGTACTCTGTGATTCCCAAAATGCTATTTATCTTCATGCATAGGACATACAAAAATAATAGTCAACAGCAAAAGAGTAAGTATCACACAAAATTTGTGCCCTGGCAACTGGGAATCTACCATACACACATGTTAATTTAGAATGCCTATGATGTGGTGGTGATGTAGTTTTTATAACAGAGgtattttccacaaaaaaagcAGACTGGTGATATAACATGTTCAAAAAGCCTAGAAAAATCATTAGATGAATTAAGTAGAAGCCACAAGGTTGTTGGCAAAATAAGCAACAAATTTTCACTTCTCAGTATCCCGTCCTTCAAGTTATGTTAATGAAAAACtactttttaaatatctttgatGTAGCAACAAAATGCACAGTTTATTGAAAATCAGACCTTATCATGAAGCAGCACTGATTTTCTCCCACCCCCTCACAGGACTGAGGTAACATCCATGACATGGAAAAATACTTCTATCTCCTTTTGCCACAAGTGCACGCATACATGCCACTCATGCAGTTTACAGCAATTTAGCATTTTAATGcacaaacccccaaacaaactCCACCACTTTCTGAAAGTAAAACTGTGAATTTACACAAACTCTATGACAGTAAGAGTAACAGCAGAAGAATCATTGCAACTCCAGTGATGATGTACTTCTCATCCTAATATAGTAAAACTCAGTTAAGATGGAATACTTGGTCATTTGTCTGTATATTTCACTGAAAGTTTATCTTCTCAAGGCTAATCCAAATCCCAAGAGTACACTCAACAACAGAAATTAATCACTGTTATGAATAATTCCTTTACAGAACAGAGGACAATGCATTATACCTGTATGCAGCACTCTGCTTTCATGCAAGTAATTTAGCTCCTGAGAGAACTAAAGACCTTGTTCTAGCTCACAGAGGCCACCCCCTTTTGTCCcgactgttttttaaaaagggaagcTATCCCTGTAAAACAACAAGTCATGACACTGGAGACTGTTGTTTTATGTTATTTAGATCCAATACAAAACTGGGCATAAAGCTTTAACTTGTAATGCAATCTTACTTTGCAGTTTAACAAAAAGGTAAATTGAGAAAAACATGTGTTTTCTCAAGTACCTGGATCTGATGACTGCGCCTTTTCAATCAGAACTTCTCGTATCTTCTCCACCCATAAATAAAGTATACTTTCACCAAGGTTCTGTCTGGAAGTTAAAACTCACAGTGAATGATAAGAATTTTTGCATATTTCACTTGGAAAGAACACCAAATAACATACATGTTTCAGACACATAGAAATGTATAAttataaatgtaaattataATCTAGTCATGTATAGAGTTTAGGCTTGTGGAAAGTCCTGTCTCAGTAGTTCACTAAGCGAAACATGTGCTACCTGCATCACTATATCCTCTCTGTGGcttgctttattattatttttctttaacattaaAAGCACCAATGCTGATGGAAAACAGGCAACTGACATAAGCTTTACAGCCATTAAGGAAAGGGCAAGTAAttgtgtaattaaaaaaaaaaatggatggTCCTCAGTATTGTGAAAAGAATACTAAGCTAGGACACCTTACTGGATCAGTTTTCTCTACAAAAAGTAACGTATGCCAGTGGTGAGCTCCTTCAGCTGTTCTGTGGCTGTATGGGACTCTTTCCCCTCATCTTTGGAAGAGCCCCCTCACAAACATCTCTTCCCTTCATTTCTTCCCCTCAAGCAGTCAGTGCACACATAGTAGAAGTTGTTCTGTTAAGGCTGGACTATGATAGCAGGTCAGTGGCAGTAGACACAGTGGAGCATTGGACTGATATGCTAGAGTATGGGTAACGAGCAGTCCTATAGGACAGGGAAGTAAAGATTTAGGTCTAGGAGTCTTTAGTCAGGGGACAGAGGTGTGTATTAAGGTCCTGGGGAAAGACAGGATGCACACATTTTTATGTGCACATTCAGAGTTAAGAAATGCTGCCTTAAGGTGCAGCAGGACCCAAACAtctcaaaatacattaaaaatggtATCCTGAAAagttgttttcatattttaatacgTTTATGAACTATGCATATTTGTctcaaaaacaaaactaaacatttAGTACTGTAGGTAACTACTGGTTTCTCATAAATTTTATTCCTACTGCCACCATCTGGGGTACCACACAAGTACATACTGGTGACAAAATTACCATAGAGCTTTTCACTTAAAATCCTCATGCATTTTTAACACTTTAAATTCAATTTTACTTGCTTATATGTTGCTTAGTTAGGAAAGAAACACAGTTAATCAATGTAACTGAGtaattacataaaaaaaaacatgcaagcTAAGTGCTCTCTTTTTAATGGcattacagaaacatttcctgtgtttagatttctgtattttgggCAGTCATGAAAGTCATGTGCTTCCTTATgacatattttaatttcatttagtTTATATTATCATTAGGATatgaaagaattaaataaaccaTATAAAGTACCTAAATTTACTGTTCCAATTTCACTGCAATTCAAAACTATGTAATTTGAGTACTTCTAAATgttccatttattttcatgcattCATTATGCATTGTTGTTGGCTACACACTGTGATAATAAACAGTCTGCTATGTTACAGATCTAATTAATAGTTTCTACATGAGTTTAATTTGCCTTAAAATCTACTTATCCCTTAACTATCTTTAAAGAAAGACTCTTTTGCTACTTATACTCTAAGACACAAATGTCCTACGGTTTAACTTCCAAATGCAAAATAGATGCAGGAATCTCATATTTCATAGTACCAATTCATAAGCAATCTCACAGATTCTAAAGGGAATCTATCCCATTAGGAGCCAAAATGAAGACTTCTATCCTTAAAGAACACCAGGTCTAAAGAATATAAATTTGTCCGAGTTTAACACAATTTGTCCTTGCAAAATGCTTAGTAAGTACACAGCATCTTTACATGTTagatttataaaataaacttgCTGGTTTATGGCTATTGCAGCAATCAATTCACAAATACTAGTTCAGACAGATACTTCAAAAGCATTCATTGAGTAGggcacaaaactgaaaatacattttctcctGTCACTATATTCCAGTTTCTAacttacatatatatttcttcCAAGCTATTTGCTAGGTCCATATAGTCTTGTCCTCGAAGCCAAGGAGcactagaaagaaaacaaatacaatgaaaattGTGCCTATGCATCGATTCCAACATCTCAacaaacattcattttaaagtaaatgtgataaacaccccaaaaaaacccactgtcaATTATTGATACTTCCCAAGATTCCAGTTGCAAATGTCTTGGTAAAAGCATGATCACACAGTTCTCCCTCAAGACTACTTGACTgggctgctttttctttcttcagatgaAAAAGCTAGACTCATTTCTCATGGTAGGCCACTGTGAATCCAGAGTCACTTTATTTGCTTACATTTTCCAACTCCTTCAGCACCATTGGATCTATTACATTTAGAATGGCCGTTCAGTTCTGTATCTGTATCTTCCTGGTCTCATGTTAACTATAAACTTTGCCTTAAGTTTACCAGCAATATTTTGTATCATCTTGTCAATACTGACAACCAAAACTCAGCAGATATGCTGTGTGTCATGTCCACTTGTCATTCACACCAGGAACTTGACTTACACATCTCCATTCCCATCTCATGTACATGTCAGGAGacaaggagaggaaaggaaggaaaacagaaaggtaGTACATGCCATGGCTGCATCCCAACAAGAGTCAGCACTCAGTTGAAAAGCACATCTTTCAATCTGAAACAAGTACCGAAACATGAGGGGTATACGCAAGGAAGAGACAAGACATTACTCCAACACAACAGGCAGCAGCAACCATACCTCCACAGTCTAATTGCTACCTTGTCACAAAATAATGCTTCAAGAATTAGAGATGAAGGAGGAGAGCAACCTGTTACAGAGAGCTCCATAATATGGCTAGCACAGGAGAAAGGATAGAATATTCTTGCTGGAAACATCCCTCATCCCCACTGTACTCTAATTCAAGGAGCCATCTTAACTATAATTTATACTGCAAGCAAATAAAAGtggtaattcagaaaacaaatacaaatgctTGAAACAAAATTTCACTTACTTTAGTTGATAAATAGGTGGCTCTGCAGTTGGATAACCTGGCGGCAAAATCACCTGAAAAACATTCAAGATAAGTATTCACTCAACTACTCTCAGCTGAGCTCTACTGATGGACTCAGAGGTCAAGCAACAGGACTACAACCAGTGTTACAAATCAAGGAAATAGTTGGCTCTGTTGTTGCAGAATGCCAAGAAACCCTGGATATCTGTATTTGGTATTCCAGTGATGGTAATGCATACAGACATTATATTTCATGGTGCAATTTTCATAGAACAAGTgccatgaaaaataaagtgcaGAACAAATATTAAAGAAGCTGCACATGTTGTTCCTGGACTCCTTTAAGTGGCAATACACTTTGGCATTTCCTCCACTACATAAACTTACTGGTTTCAGGTCTGTAATCACAAAGTAGCAAGTTACTCAATCAAGTTGAtccagttttttcttttttgcctgcACATTTTCCATAAAGTAAATCtagaagcagctgcagcagattCACTCTGATGTCTGAAACAAAGtcaatatataaaatattctaGAAATTagtcttgggaaaaaaacactgaaattcatTTTTGTCAGGTGTGGAATTAGGATATAGAACTACTAAAAAATATCACAAGCATATTAATGTGTTACAGGAACAATCACTGCAGGCTATCACAGATTCCAACCAAAAGCTCCTTAATATATCTTAATAGATAAGGAATCCTATTTAAAAGGGTCTCCTGCATGCACAAGACTTTGCCTGCATCAGTCAAATTCTGCATTAACACTGCTTACCTGAAGACAGAGGGACCATTTTGGTTGATCCAGGCAATCATCAATCTTAATGCAATAGATTTTTTCATCTTCATCAACAACACACCAATCTTCACCATATATGGATGAAAGGGCTTCAATTTCATCAATCTAGAAAAAAGCattatgcaaaaaataaataacctcTCCCAGGGCCCACAGCCTTGTGTGCCAGTCTCAGTTTTAAGTCTTGCTCCTCCACAGCTTATTTAGACCTGACAATATTTACTACATCAGAAAGCCATAAATACTGTGGATCTAGTCCTGACTCACAGCATGTTACCTTTGCTCAGTTTTCTCATACACACAACAGCTTTTGTAATTCTATAGGTAATCCTGTAATTCTCAGCAATGACAAGGTGCGCAAACCCAGGTGGGTCAGCTACAACCCATCCCTGCGTCTCCCAAccagtgctgctcctggctgggcCATCCATCCCCCTTAAGGAAAACACCCCAAGGCCTTGGCACTTACTAAAGCACAGTGATAAAAGTTATCCAACCAAATTCCCATAGAAACCGGAGACCCACTTTCCACCTGGAAATTAAACACCTGGAACGGGTCTTCAGTGCGAATGTGCGGtcacccacgggtgctgagcAAAGACAGTACCGCTGCCGCTCGGACAGCACCGCGGGCCCTGGGCACGGAGCTCCTCCTCACACGGTTCGGGGCTCACCAGAAGCCACCGGAATCCACTGCTTTGGAGGCGGCGCTCACGCTGCCCGCCCGAGGATGCCGCGGCACAGCAGGACCCGCGCTGCCCCCCACAGCCCTGTCACTCTACCGCCGCTCACTTGCTGCTGGGCCGTCTCCGTGTCCCTCGCCGCCATCGGTACCTAAGGGAGGCAGGGAAAGGGCATGCGCCGCAGGAGGAGGTTGCGCAGTGGTAGCGGTGAGGCTGCCAGCCTTTCCTTCCgccagcacatcctgctcggtTCTCTGCGCCGGCTTCTGCCTTGAGGCACACCCGGAGGCCCCCTAATCCTGCGCCTCGGCTTCGCTTCTCTCGGAACTGCTGTGCTTAACCCGTTCATCCCAGCCCCTGTACCTTTCCTGACAGTGGCCCGTGTTCCTTATCCATCTCAGGGCAGGACTGTTCCACGGTCTAAACCATCTCCTGTGGACACCAAAGCATAGCTACGTACATCCAAGCTTGACTCCCAGATTGAGGTAGCATCTCCTTCTATGCTGTCCCCAGAGTACTGCCATGCAGTTCCATGACCCATTCTTGAGTGTTGCTGAAAGAGGAGTGAACTCGAGGGATCTGCATCCAGGTTAGGTTTAACTGCTGTATTGGGTAAAAGAAACTTAATACATTCTTGAAGTCAGTACCAACATAACTGGATCAAGATGTAGCATTAATAAACTTACAAAATCTACTTCTGTTATGCATAGCCGCAGAATCAACAGTACACTTCACAGGTGGTATTTTTTGCCTTActcatttcattatttttaaagggtaTAAGCAGTTATATTTCAGTGACAATTTTACAGTCTTTTTTATCTTGCATTCATGTCACTCAAAACGAGCgatttgcatttttataattgcataatttcttctaaaaaaCGACTGACCAAAACCATAGGTTTTCCAAGCAGGTTCCATTACAGCTATAGAAATGAAGTTAATTTATTATTGACAAGCTTTATGTGTCTGTTTTAGACAGCACTGATCAGTAATGATCTCTTTTTGCTTGAGTGTAAAGTATGGGTGTCATCTTTTTTGCAGTTTGTAGTTCATATGTTTTCTTCCAATGTGTTCTTATAGTTGTGAGGAATATAAGGTgagctttgttttcccttttctcaaaAGGCAGAAGATTCTGTGCCTGCTCTGGAGAACAGGATTAGAGTTCAGAATGATTGTGACAAATAAGTCACATGTTCTAAAACCAAGAAACAGCAATACAAAAAACCCTCCCCAAACTCCTAGGATGCAACAGAGTAGAGACAAAATCAGCACTGTGTTATCTACTGTATATATGGAG of the Melopsittacus undulatus isolate bMelUnd1 chromosome 1, bMelUnd1.mat.Z, whole genome shotgun sequence genome contains:
- the IMPACT gene encoding protein IMPACT isoform X1; translated protein: MAARDTETAQQQIDEIEALSSIYGEDWCVVDEDEKIYCIKIDDCLDQPKWSLCLQVILPPGYPTAEPPIYQLNAPWLRGQDYMDLANSLEEIYIQNLGESILYLWVEKIREVLIEKAQSSDPEPDIKKTSEEVDEDGGDDFDLDCQPIHEDSIKMLNYITAESQEVDEELPPIHHGNPITDRRSTFQAHLAPVVTPRQVKRVLEKLYENKKIASATHNIYAYRIYCEDKQTFLQDCEDDGETAAGGRLLHLMQILNVRNVLVVVSRWYGGILLGPDRFKHINNCARNVLVEYNYVPSVEESSKQAGKSKKTRKDNKKRTEH
- the IMPACT gene encoding protein IMPACT isoform X2, producing MAARDTETAQQQIDEIEALSSIYGEDWCVVDEDEKIYCIKIDDCLDQPKWSLCLQVILPPGYPTAEPPIYQLNAPWLRGQDYMDLANSLEEIYIQNLGESILYLWVEKIREVLIEKAQSSDPEPDIKKTSEEVDEDGGDDFDLDCQPIHEDSIKMLNYITAESQEDEELPPIHHGNPITDRRSTFQAHLAPVVTPRQVKRVLEKLYENKKIASATHNIYAYRIYCEDKQTFLQDCEDDGETAAGGRLLHLMQILNVRNVLVVVSRWYGGILLGPDRFKHINNCARNVLVEYNYVPSVEESSKQAGKSKKTRKDNKKRTEH